A single genomic interval of Bradyrhizobium japonicum USDA 6 harbors:
- the trbG gene encoding P-type conjugative transfer protein TrbG: MTKTPSDVHSKCSIQQNGLNSTWRGFVSAKRALLSALMLCSSVLGGCATYIPPEISYDTEVPPLPATPVALDDRLRPLHVPPLWKPALGGKSAGKEEVEPVSRVETANNAARVEPRKRGYFNAAQIYAYSPGALYQIYAAPGQITDIALEEGEQLTGSGPIAAGDTVRWVVGDTESGSGDTRRVHVLVKPTRASIETNLVVNTDRRTYLIELRSRERPYMPSVAWYYPETARERWRSVALKPALPNPAQRISRYAIEGDSPPWRPLAAYDDGRKVYVEFPQGIVQGEMPPLFVIGPDGKTELVNYRADGNVLIVDRLFAAAELRLGGEHQKKVRIVRTGGRPSS, encoded by the coding sequence GTGACCAAGACGCCGTCTGACGTTCATTCGAAATGTTCCATTCAGCAAAACGGACTCAATTCGACTTGGCGCGGGTTCGTGAGCGCGAAGCGTGCACTTCTGTCCGCTCTTATGCTTTGCTCGTCCGTGCTCGGTGGGTGCGCGACATACATTCCGCCGGAGATCAGCTATGACACTGAAGTTCCTCCGCTGCCGGCGACGCCCGTGGCTCTCGACGACAGATTGCGACCGCTTCACGTTCCGCCGCTCTGGAAGCCGGCTCTCGGAGGCAAGTCGGCCGGGAAGGAAGAGGTCGAACCGGTGAGCCGGGTTGAGACGGCAAACAATGCGGCCAGGGTCGAACCGCGCAAGCGGGGGTATTTCAATGCGGCGCAAATCTACGCCTACAGTCCCGGGGCTCTCTATCAGATTTACGCCGCGCCGGGGCAGATCACAGATATCGCGCTCGAGGAGGGAGAACAGTTGACGGGATCAGGGCCGATCGCGGCCGGAGATACTGTACGCTGGGTCGTGGGCGATACCGAGAGCGGCAGCGGCGATACACGGCGCGTCCATGTCTTGGTCAAGCCGACCCGAGCTTCGATCGAAACCAACCTAGTGGTCAACACTGACCGGCGCACCTACCTGATCGAACTCCGATCCCGCGAACGGCCATACATGCCGTCTGTTGCCTGGTACTATCCTGAAACCGCACGGGAACGATGGCGTTCGGTCGCTCTGAAACCCGCTCTTCCGAACCCGGCGCAGCGCATCTCCCGCTATGCCATCGAAGGGGACAGTCCTCCCTGGCGACCGCTCGCCGCATATGACGATGGCCGCAAGGTCTATGTCGAATTCCCGCAAGGCATCGTGCAGGGCGAGATGCCTCCGCTCTTTGTCATCGGTCCAGACGGCAAGACCGAACTCGTCAACTATCGCGCTGACGGCAATGTATTGATCGTCGATCGGCTGTTTGCTGCCGCCGAACTGCGGCTTGGTGGTGAGCACCAGAAGAAGGTCAGGATTGTCAGAACCGGCGGGAGGCCGTCGTCATGA
- a CDS encoding ArdC family protein produces MSNPTVRARAGQDRANLYNEITDKIIVELEAGRVPWVQPWGTAAAKAPLAIPKNASTDRSYSGINVLLLWGSTIEHGYSGQSWLTFRQALSLGGYVRKGERGTAVVYADRFVPRDEKQRAAETGDEAQAIPFLKRFTVFNTDQCDGLPGEIATAAPPPPPGLIEPTVETLIRATGITFRIGGDRAFYAPAEDFVQVPPPQAYFEPINWHRTALHELGHATGHRSRLNRDLSGSYGTKKYAFEELVAELSSAFSCASLGIVPTVRHADYIGSWLEVLREDNRAIVRAASQASKAADYLLGFIPEPIEHASLDSAVADHETA; encoded by the coding sequence ATGTCAAATCCTACTGTTCGCGCGCGCGCCGGCCAGGACCGGGCGAACCTCTATAACGAAATTACCGACAAGATCATTGTCGAGCTTGAGGCCGGACGCGTCCCCTGGGTTCAGCCGTGGGGTACGGCCGCGGCGAAAGCGCCGTTGGCCATCCCGAAAAATGCTTCGACCGATCGGTCCTACAGCGGGATCAACGTCCTTCTGCTCTGGGGAAGCACGATCGAGCATGGTTACAGCGGTCAAAGCTGGCTCACGTTTCGGCAGGCGCTGTCGCTTGGAGGCTATGTGCGCAAGGGGGAGCGTGGCACCGCGGTGGTCTACGCCGACCGTTTCGTGCCGCGCGATGAGAAACAGCGCGCCGCCGAGACCGGCGACGAAGCGCAGGCCATTCCATTTCTCAAGCGATTTACCGTTTTCAACACGGACCAATGCGACGGACTCCCCGGCGAGATCGCGACCGCGGCTCCGCCACCGCCGCCAGGTCTGATCGAGCCTACCGTGGAAACTTTGATCAGGGCCACCGGGATCACATTTCGGATTGGTGGCGATCGCGCATTCTACGCGCCGGCCGAAGACTTCGTGCAGGTCCCGCCGCCGCAGGCCTATTTCGAGCCGATCAATTGGCACCGCACCGCGCTGCATGAACTCGGCCACGCGACCGGACATCGCTCGCGCCTCAACCGCGATCTTAGCGGATCCTATGGCACCAAGAAATATGCCTTCGAAGAACTGGTCGCCGAGTTGAGCTCCGCGTTCAGCTGCGCGTCGCTCGGGATCGTCCCGACCGTGCGCCATGCCGACTATATTGGCTCCTGGCTCGAAGTCCTGCGCGAAGACAATCGGGCTATCGTGCGTGCCGCCTCACAGGCGAGCAAGGCCGCGGACTATTTGCTCGGCTTCATTCCCGAGCCCATTGAGCACGCGTCGCTGGATTCGGCTGTTGCCGATCACGAGACGGCTTGA
- a CDS encoding HAMP domain-containing protein has translation MNAVTVGFGAQTATTTLQRFVRFVRGSGSLSVADKVYSIAGFLTIVTMFLLVMSVQCVRLQTNYRHMQIDSASAAVNIGRVNALIYAIVMESRGIYMSTEPAKVKQFADELVKCSGELTAVMMRWGQTVHPDDLEQFEAFKQRVMQFIDFRLELVRRGLEISPAAAREWDDNQANRTVRSKLNADLEALQRSYDKRAREADQLADENRYAAWYLFMLGLAALVLAAINVLVMRDSVVGRLSDIAQATDRIAAGDIKSEVPHLMRHDEIGHLAQHAALP, from the coding sequence ATGAACGCAGTGACGGTGGGCTTTGGGGCGCAGACCGCGACCACGACGCTGCAAAGGTTTGTCCGCTTTGTGCGCGGCTCCGGTAGCCTGAGCGTGGCCGACAAAGTCTATTCCATCGCCGGATTTTTGACGATCGTCACAATGTTTCTGTTGGTGATGTCGGTCCAATGCGTGCGCCTGCAGACGAACTATCGGCACATGCAGATCGATTCGGCGTCGGCTGCCGTCAATATCGGGCGCGTCAACGCCCTGATCTACGCGATCGTGATGGAGTCGCGCGGGATCTACATGTCCACCGAACCGGCGAAAGTAAAGCAATTCGCGGACGAGTTGGTCAAGTGCAGCGGCGAGCTCACGGCGGTGATGATGCGCTGGGGGCAGACTGTCCATCCCGACGATCTCGAGCAATTCGAGGCGTTCAAACAGCGAGTGATGCAGTTCATCGACTTTCGGCTGGAACTGGTGCGGCGGGGGCTCGAGATCAGTCCGGCCGCGGCTCGTGAATGGGACGATAACCAGGCCAATCGCACCGTGCGCAGCAAGCTCAATGCTGACCTCGAGGCACTGCAGCGATCCTACGATAAGCGAGCCCGCGAAGCCGACCAGCTTGCTGACGAGAACCGCTATGCGGCCTGGTACCTGTTCATGCTTGGACTCGCGGCGCTGGTCCTTGCCGCGATCAACGTCCTCGTCATGCGCGACTCCGTGGTCGGGCGGCTCTCCGATATCGCGCAAGCAACCGACCGGATCGCCGCAGGAGACATCAAGAGCGAGGTGCCGCATCTGATGCGGCACGACGAGATCGGGCATCTGGCCCAACATGCAGCACTTCCGTGA
- a CDS encoding PAS-domain containing protein — MQHFRDAMQKILELEQLEFNTAQQRDAAITQRDQFNDKYQAKKWQLSAAINSMPQGLIMLDGRANVVAMNNNYRRIYNLPETIRAGSTLEKILQHRIKSGLFSDDIAKHLAAIVDRIARREPTAYEIALNDGRTINIYERPMDGGGWVSVHEDVTDLRHGQRMLERTERLLATIVENVHEGIIAKDARTLRYLFVNKAAEKMIGMSRAEIVGRTARELFSPEAADLIERRDRQLLAQKQQFEPIVDTIDSPVRGRRVICARRLQIGGAGEQPHTFVTMVEMGADRERQ, encoded by the coding sequence ATGCAGCACTTCCGTGATGCCATGCAAAAGATTCTAGAGCTGGAGCAGCTCGAGTTCAACACGGCGCAGCAACGCGACGCCGCTATAACCCAGCGCGACCAGTTCAACGACAAGTACCAGGCCAAGAAGTGGCAGTTATCGGCGGCGATCAACAGCATGCCGCAAGGCCTCATCATGCTTGACGGCAGGGCCAATGTCGTCGCGATGAACAATAACTATCGGCGGATCTACAATCTGCCAGAGACGATCAGGGCTGGCTCTACGCTGGAGAAAATCCTGCAGCATCGTATCAAGAGCGGGCTCTTCAGCGACGACATCGCGAAACATCTCGCGGCGATTGTCGATCGAATCGCCCGGCGCGAGCCGACCGCCTATGAGATCGCGCTAAATGACGGCCGCACCATCAATATCTACGAGCGTCCGATGGATGGCGGCGGGTGGGTGTCCGTGCATGAGGACGTCACCGACCTGCGACATGGCCAGCGGATGTTGGAGAGGACTGAGCGTCTGCTGGCCACCATTGTCGAGAACGTTCACGAAGGCATCATCGCCAAGGACGCGCGCACCTTGCGTTACCTCTTCGTCAACAAGGCGGCGGAGAAGATGATCGGCATGTCGCGGGCCGAAATCGTCGGCAGGACCGCGCGCGAATTGTTCTCCCCGGAGGCGGCCGACTTGATCGAACGGCGCGACCGGCAGTTGCTTGCCCAGAAGCAACAGTTCGAACCCATTGTCGATACTATCGACAGCCCCGTTCGCGGACGGCGTGTGATCTGTGCGCGACGGCTGCAGATTGGCGGCGCCGGAGAGCAGCCGCACACCTTCGTGACTATGGTCGAGATGGGAGCGGATCGCGAACGTCAATAG
- the trbF gene encoding conjugal transfer protein TrbF: protein MFKRPSVHYGRMPEPITPYQKAAQVWDERIGSARVQAKSWRLMAFGCLMLSAGLAGGLVWQSSQGSITPWVVEVDHLGQAQRIAPANIEYQPTDAQIAYHLARFIEDVRGLPADGIVLRQNWLRAYDFTTDRGAAALNDYARSNDPFAKLGKAQISVEVSSVIRASSESFRVAWTQRIYDNGALNSTERWTAILTIVIETPREAERLRKNPLGVYVRAINWSKELGQ from the coding sequence ATGTTCAAACGGCCATCAGTTCACTACGGGCGCATGCCCGAGCCGATTACGCCTTATCAAAAGGCCGCGCAGGTTTGGGACGAACGCATTGGATCAGCGCGCGTGCAAGCCAAGAGCTGGCGCCTGATGGCTTTTGGCTGCCTGATGCTGTCAGCCGGTCTCGCAGGTGGCCTTGTCTGGCAATCGAGTCAGGGCTCGATCACGCCGTGGGTGGTCGAAGTCGATCATCTCGGTCAGGCTCAGCGGATTGCGCCGGCTAACATTGAATATCAGCCCACTGATGCGCAGATCGCTTATCATCTGGCACGCTTTATCGAGGATGTCAGAGGCCTACCGGCCGACGGGATCGTTCTGCGCCAAAACTGGCTGCGGGCCTATGATTTTACGACTGATCGCGGCGCCGCTGCGCTCAACGACTACGCGCGCAGCAACGACCCCTTTGCCAAGCTGGGTAAGGCGCAAATCTCTGTCGAGGTCTCGAGCGTCATTCGTGCGTCGTCGGAAAGCTTTCGGGTCGCATGGACCCAGCGCATCTACGACAATGGCGCCTTGAACTCGACCGAGCGCTGGACTGCAATTCTTACAATCGTGATCGAGACGCCGCGCGAAGCCGAGCGCCTACGCAAGAATCCTCTTGGCGTCTATGTCCGCGCCATCAACTGGTCAAAGGAGTTGGGTCAGTGA